A single window of Nicotiana tomentosiformis chromosome 1, ASM39032v3, whole genome shotgun sequence DNA harbors:
- the LOC104112610 gene encoding germin-like protein subfamily 1 member 20 → MAAVFVNGKICKDPKQVMANDFFKSGLNIPGNTSNQLGSAVTAVNVGNLPGLNTLGISLARIDYAPYGLNPPHTHPRGTEILAVLEGTLYVGFVLSNPGPNMKNKLFTKILNPGDVFVFPIGLIHFQFNVGKTNAVAFAGLSSQNPGVITIANAVFGSDPPINPDVLAKAFQVDNKVVDYLQSQFWWDNN, encoded by the exons ATGGCTGCTG TTTTTGTGAACGGAAAAATTTGCAAGGATCCAAAGCAGGTTATGGCAAATGATTTCTTTAAATCAGGTCTAAACATACCTGGAAATACCTCAAATCAACTTGGATCTGCTGTAACTGCTGTGAACGTCGGCAACTTACCTGGACTCAACACTCTGGGCATTTCATTAGCGCGCATTGATTATGCGCCATATGGTCTCAACCCACCTCATACACACCCCCGAGGAACTGAGATTCTTGCTGTCCTTGAGGGCACACTCTACGTCGGCTTTGTCCTTTCAAACCCTGGTCCAAATATGAAGAACAAGCTCTTTACCAAGATTCTAAATCCTGGAGATGTGTTCGTTTTCCCAATAGGTCTCATTCATTTTCAGTTTAATGTTGGAAAGACTAATGCCGTTGCATTTGCTGGACTCAGTAGTCAAAATCCAGGAGTCATCACTATTGCGAATGCAGTATTTGGTTCAGACCCACCAATCAATCCTGATGTTCTCGCGAAAGCATTCCAAGTTGACAACAAAGTTGTGGATTACCTCCAATCCCAATTCTGGTGGGATAACAACTAA